One region of Daphnia pulicaria isolate SC F1-1A chromosome 7, SC_F0-13Bv2, whole genome shotgun sequence genomic DNA includes:
- the LOC124349003 gene encoding AP-2 complex subunit mu codes for MIGGLFIYNHKGEVLISRVYRDDIGRNAVDAFRVNVIHARQQVRSPVTNIARTSFFHVKRANIWVAAVTKQNVNASMVFEFLLKVTDCMQSYFGKVSEENIKNNFVLIYELLDEILDFGYPQNTDTGVLKTFITQQGIRTQTKEEQAQITSQVTGQIGWRREGIKYRRNELFLDVLEYVNLLMSPQGQVLSAHVAGKVVMKSYLSGMPECKFGINDKIIMEAKGKPTADESAARTGKTAIVIDDCQFHQCVKLSKFETEHSISFIPPDGEFELMRYRTTKDISLPFRVIPLVREVGRTKMEVKVVVKSNFKPSLLAQKIEIRIPTPLNTSGVQLLCMKGKAKYKASENAIVWKIKRMGGMKESQLSAEIELLQTDTKKKWTRPPISMNFEVPFAPSGFKVRYLKVFEPKLNYSDHDVIKWVRYIGRSGLYETRC; via the exons ATGATTGGAGGCCTTTTCATCTACAATCACAAAGGAGAGGTCCTAATATCACGGGTGTACCGTGATGACATTGGCAGAAATGCAGTTGATGCTTTCCGAGTAAATGTCATCCATGCTAGGCAGCAAGTCAGATCACCTGTTACAAACATTGCCAGAACCTCCTTCTTCCATGTTAAa CGTGCTAATATTTGGGTGGCAGCTGTCACCAAACAAAATGTCAATGCCTCTATGGTTTTTGAGTTTCTCTTGAAGGTTACTGACTGCATGCAGTCATACTTTGGTAAGGTATCAGAGGAAAACATCAAGAACAATTTTGTCCTCATTTACGAACTTTTGGATG AGATTCTTGATTTTGGCTATCCCCAAAATACCGATACGGGAGTGTTGAAGACGTTTATTACTCAGCAAGGTATTCGCACGCAAACCAAAGAAGAACAGGCCCAGATTACCTCTCAG GTGACAGGCCAAATCGGCTGGCGACGCGAAGGCATCAAATACCGGCGAAACGAACTCTTCCTTGACGTTTTGGAATACGTCAACCTTCTAATGTCGCCGCAGGGTCAAGTACTTTCAGCTCACGTGGCTGGCAAAGTAGTGATGAAATCCTACTTGTCAGGCATGCCCGAATGCAAGTTTGGAATCAACGATAAGATTATCATGGAGGCCAAGGGTAAACCTACTGCGGATGAATCCGCTGCTCGCACTGGTAAGACAGCTATTGTGATTGACGACTGTCAATTCCACCAGTGTGTCAAGTTGTCTAAATTCGAAACGGAGCATTCGATTAGCTTTATTCCCCCTGACGGAGAGTTTGAACTCATGAG GTACCGAACGACCAAGGACATTTCGTTACCTTTCCGAGTTATACCGTTGGTGCGCGAAGTGGGCCGGACAAAGATGGAAGTCAAAGTGGTTGTCAAGTCTAACTTCAAACCTTCGCTCCTGGCACAGAAAATCGAGATACGCATTCCAACGCCTCTCAATACATCGGGCGTTCAACTTTTGTGCATGAAAGGCAAAGCCAAGTACAAAGCTTCTGAGAACGCTATCGTTTGGAA GATCAAACGGATGGGAGGTATGAAGGAATCACAACTTTCAGCTGAAATTGAGCTTTTGCAAACGGACACGAAAAAGAAGTGGACTCGACCCCCCATTTCCATGAACTTTGAG GTTCCGTTTGCACCATCGGGCTTTAAAGTTCGATATTTGAAAGTCTTTGAACCCAAGTTGAACTACTCTGATCACGACGTCATCAAATGGGTTCGCTACATCGGACGCAGTGGCCTCTACGAAACGCGTTGCTGA